A DNA window from Mycolicibacter terrae contains the following coding sequences:
- a CDS encoding TetR/AcrR family transcriptional regulator, producing the protein MAEPTDRRADATRQQIIRAAAHQFAQRPYHDVGLDDILAEAELTKGAMYFHFRSKHALALAVIDEQLARAGAAVQALVDRNLSGLETLIDVGYLMAVEDICSDSARAVLHLLPVVGRAEGLQTTVLSNAVQALSVVAERAIADGDVVDSDPQDVARVLMTLYLGLRQASNLDEPERFLNQIERALIVVLPGMVPADRLDYFLQFLRRRTALAVKTTSATAAVAGDRVG; encoded by the coding sequence TTGGCTGAACCCACCGACCGGCGCGCCGATGCCACGCGCCAGCAGATCATCCGCGCCGCTGCGCATCAGTTCGCTCAGCGGCCCTATCACGACGTCGGCCTTGACGACATCCTCGCGGAAGCGGAATTGACCAAGGGCGCAATGTATTTCCATTTCCGCTCCAAGCATGCGCTGGCTCTGGCCGTCATCGACGAACAATTGGCCAGGGCCGGGGCGGCGGTACAGGCGCTGGTCGACCGGAACCTCTCCGGCCTGGAGACCCTGATCGACGTCGGCTATCTGATGGCGGTCGAGGATATCTGCAGTGACTCCGCGCGCGCGGTGCTGCATCTGTTGCCGGTGGTCGGCCGTGCCGAGGGCCTGCAGACCACGGTGCTCAGCAACGCGGTCCAAGCGCTGAGCGTGGTCGCCGAACGGGCGATCGCCGATGGCGATGTCGTCGACAGCGATCCGCAGGACGTCGCCCGGGTGCTGATGACGCTGTACCTGGGGTTGCGACAAGCCAGCAACCTCGACGAACCCGAGCGGTTCCTGAATCAGATCGAGCGGGCCCTGATCGTTGTGCTCCCCGGCATGGTGCCCGCCGACCGGCTGGACTACTTCCTTCAGTTCCTCCGGCGGCGCACAGCGCTGGCCGTCAAGACCACGTCGGCGACCGCGGCGGTGGCCGGAGATCGGGTGGGCTGA
- a CDS encoding DivIVA domain-containing protein: MPLFGKRKRPSTDSSPYEAPPIEDAPTDKVGSLGPPASPAAYGRLTADDVRNVQFGKPRTGKRGYDDLEVDAFLDLVEVELERPSAPPGAAEDGLRPEDVETWVFSKPPLGKRGYNEEQVDAFLQRIAAELRQRGT; the protein is encoded by the coding sequence ATGCCGCTGTTCGGAAAACGGAAGCGTCCGTCCACCGATTCCAGCCCCTACGAGGCGCCGCCGATCGAAGACGCGCCGACCGACAAGGTGGGTTCACTGGGGCCGCCGGCGTCGCCGGCGGCCTATGGCAGGCTAACCGCCGACGACGTCCGCAACGTGCAGTTCGGCAAGCCCCGCACCGGGAAGCGCGGCTACGACGATCTGGAGGTCGATGCCTTCCTCGACCTGGTGGAAGTGGAGCTGGAGCGACCTTCGGCGCCGCCGGGAGCCGCCGAGGACGGGCTGCGCCCCGAGGACGTCGAGACCTGGGTTTTCTCCAAGCCGCCCCTCGGGAAGCGCGGCTACAACGAAGAGCAGGTCGACGCGTTTCTGCAGCGCATCGCCGCGGAATTGCGCCAGCGCGGCACCTAG
- a CDS encoding PAS domain-containing protein has product METLRQLPALVALERIPVPVLAIADDGTILFANTGFAGMLGYTQEEVLALEFRQIFGDVPPAEESALSVMHSLANLVVSLEHRDGSTVRALMSKSALERADDRVALATFQDLTEQLWLDER; this is encoded by the coding sequence ATGGAGACTTTGCGGCAACTGCCGGCTTTGGTCGCTCTCGAACGCATCCCGGTGCCGGTGCTCGCGATCGCCGACGACGGCACCATCTTGTTCGCCAACACCGGTTTCGCCGGCATGCTCGGCTACACCCAGGAAGAGGTGCTGGCCCTGGAATTCCGGCAGATCTTCGGCGACGTCCCGCCCGCTGAGGAGTCCGCCCTGTCGGTGATGCACTCGTTGGCCAATCTCGTTGTCTCCCTGGAACATCGGGACGGCTCAACGGTGCGTGCGTTAATGAGCAAGTCGGCTCTCGAACGCGCCGACGACCGGGTTGCGCTCGCGACGTTCCAGGACCTCACCGAACAGCTGTGGCTAGATGAGCGGTAA
- a CDS encoding energy-coupling factor transporter transmembrane component T family protein: protein MTNETRRTPRPVVLLRPVPGDSAVHRWWAGTKLIVVFGISVLLTFYPGWVPIGAVALLVFTAARVARIPRGALPSVPRWLWVLLVVGGATAAMAGGEPAGLGGLLNFLRITALSIVLLGLGAMVSWTTNVAEIAPAVATLGRPLRLLRIPVDEWAVALALALRAFPMLIDEFRVLYAARGLRPRTRPRTRRERRRRWAREAIDLITAAITVTLRRADEMGDAITARGGVGQISASPARPKFADALALTLVALVCGVALALELTVLSTTG, encoded by the coding sequence ATGACCAACGAGACGCGTCGAACCCCGCGGCCGGTGGTGCTGCTGCGTCCGGTGCCCGGCGACTCCGCCGTGCACCGATGGTGGGCCGGCACCAAACTGATCGTCGTCTTCGGCATTTCGGTGCTGTTGACCTTCTATCCGGGCTGGGTGCCGATCGGCGCAGTGGCGCTGCTGGTGTTCACCGCGGCCCGGGTCGCCCGGATTCCGCGAGGTGCGCTGCCGTCGGTACCGCGCTGGTTGTGGGTGCTGCTGGTGGTCGGCGGTGCCACCGCTGCCATGGCCGGCGGCGAACCGGCCGGCCTGGGTGGACTGCTGAACTTCCTGCGGATCACCGCCCTGTCGATCGTGCTGCTGGGGCTGGGTGCGATGGTGTCGTGGACCACCAACGTCGCTGAAATCGCGCCTGCGGTAGCCACTCTGGGCCGGCCGCTGCGCCTGCTGCGAATCCCGGTGGACGAGTGGGCTGTTGCGCTGGCCCTGGCGCTGCGTGCCTTTCCGATGCTGATCGACGAGTTCCGGGTGCTCTATGCCGCCCGCGGGCTACGGCCCCGGACGCGGCCGCGTACCCGCCGGGAGCGTCGCCGCCGCTGGGCGCGCGAGGCGATCGACCTGATCACCGCGGCCATCACCGTCACGCTGCGCCGGGCCGACGAGATGGGCGATGCGATCACCGCTCGCGGTGGCGTGGGCCAGATTTCGGCGTCACCGGCGCGCCCGAAGTTCGCCGACGCGCTGGCCCTGACGCTGGTCGCCCTGGTGTGCGGCGTGGCCCTGGCCCTCGAGCTGACGGTGCTGTCCACCACCGGATAG
- a CDS encoding MarR family winged helix-turn-helix transcriptional regulator, translating to MVAPVHASLGADLLSVVARLNRLATQRVALPIPGAQARLLSTIEDMDEARISELAAVDHCSQPTMTTQVRRLEDAGLTTRTADPQDARAVLIRITDKGVHTLDRVRRDRAAAIDPELDRLSADDRRTLAEAVEVLRRFLADTAPARPVR from the coding sequence ATGGTAGCCCCCGTCCACGCCAGCCTGGGAGCAGACCTGCTCAGCGTCGTCGCTCGACTCAACCGGCTGGCCACCCAGCGGGTCGCCCTGCCGATCCCCGGTGCGCAGGCGCGATTGCTGTCGACCATCGAGGATATGGACGAAGCCCGCATCTCCGAGCTGGCCGCGGTCGACCACTGCTCGCAGCCGACGATGACCACCCAGGTGCGCCGGCTCGAGGACGCCGGCCTGACCACGCGTACGGCCGACCCGCAGGACGCCCGCGCGGTGCTGATCCGGATCACCGACAAAGGGGTGCACACCCTGGACCGGGTTCGCCGGGACCGGGCCGCGGCGATCGATCCGGAGCTGGACCGCCTCTCCGCCGACGACCGCCGGACGCTCGCCGAGGCGGTCGAGGTGCTGCGCCGGTTCCTGGCCGACACCGCTCCGGCAAGACCGGTCCGCTAG
- a CDS encoding TetR/AcrR family transcriptional regulator produces the protein MARQVRSEATRRKLLDAAIDVFGEVGYVAAGRTAIIERAGVTKGALYHHFDSMESLVVAIIEGGFATMLHTFRGMCQPSSPALEGMIHGMFAVTAVLATDKEARAAGHLVFALSESNDLGGDVAAEWAAAVAAQTARAIAEGDLREDLDPAQVAESITGAMLGTWLLSRSGDGVGRLTRMWELLLPAIVAADSLSYFQQFLAREALRYQASPGPEVGDADSAVER, from the coding sequence ATGGCACGCCAGGTTCGATCCGAGGCGACTCGGCGCAAACTGCTCGACGCCGCCATCGACGTCTTCGGCGAGGTCGGCTACGTCGCCGCCGGACGAACCGCGATCATCGAGCGCGCCGGGGTGACCAAAGGCGCCCTCTACCACCACTTCGACTCGATGGAATCCCTGGTGGTTGCCATCATCGAGGGCGGATTCGCCACCATGTTGCACACCTTCCGGGGGATGTGCCAGCCGTCGTCGCCCGCGCTCGAGGGCATGATCCACGGCATGTTCGCCGTTACCGCGGTGTTGGCGACCGACAAGGAGGCGCGCGCTGCGGGCCATCTGGTCTTCGCGCTGTCGGAGTCCAACGACCTCGGCGGTGACGTCGCCGCAGAATGGGCGGCCGCGGTGGCCGCCCAGACCGCACGAGCGATCGCCGAGGGCGACCTGCGCGAGGACCTCGACCCCGCTCAGGTCGCCGAGTCGATCACCGGAGCCATGCTGGGAACATGGCTGCTGTCGCGCTCCGGCGACGGTGTCGGGCGCCTGACCCGGATGTGGGAGCTGCTGCTGCCCGCGATAGTGGCGGCGGACTCGCTGTCCTACTTTCAGCAATTCCTGGCCCGCGAGGCGCTGCGTTATCAGGCCAGCCCGGGCCCTGAGGTCGGCGATGCGGACTCAGCCGTCGAGCGCTGA
- a CDS encoding sensor domain-containing phosphodiesterase, whose translation MATTPSTAPAVSERVLQTLVEQLNVDAGFLRHNDHEIRASKLVAEWPPRTDPPEPDPLAVVSFTTADPVFTTCAHGKQVAIIRPEPAESGYVRQMARDHAIESLSVATAPLISGPVTTGMLGLVKFRRPKWRPEELNTIEAIASLFAQLQARVVAEERLRYLADHDDLTGLHNRRALVAHLSDRLVAGNPGPVGVFYIDLDRLKPINDYLGHSAGDWFIQDFARRLRAYAGNRTMTARIGGDEFVVIPDWPMSMASAETFADRLQGALRDKVEIQGHTVTSTVSVGVTVGLPGEDTSAGLLHRADEAVLAAKRGGGNQTVSSTDDMSLKSLFRKDIELHLQGKIDDESLLLYYQPEVDLWSGAIVAVEALVRWRHPTRGLLLPGSFISIAESANLADDLGRWVMRSACAEFSSWQANGVRTNATLRVNVSPVQLGARGFVQNVVETVEEFGLRPGSLCLEITERAVVQNIESTRRTLAELREAGVQIAIDDFGTGYAVLSHLKDLPVDTLKIDTVFVRELGVNPGDLAIVRAIIALAEAFGLQVVAEGVETSAAALTLMRHGCHRAQGFLFSRPVPGPAAESMLASRWMAMPFLADSQALVI comes from the coding sequence ATGGCCACCACACCGTCCACGGCGCCCGCGGTCAGCGAGCGGGTGCTGCAGACGCTGGTGGAGCAGCTCAACGTCGACGCCGGGTTCCTGCGGCACAACGACCACGAGATCAGGGCATCGAAGCTGGTCGCCGAATGGCCCCCGCGCACCGATCCGCCGGAGCCCGATCCCCTGGCGGTCGTGTCGTTCACCACCGCCGATCCGGTCTTCACCACCTGCGCGCACGGCAAGCAGGTGGCCATCATCCGGCCGGAGCCGGCCGAATCCGGCTATGTGCGCCAGATGGCGAGGGATCACGCCATCGAGTCCCTGTCGGTGGCCACCGCGCCGCTGATCTCGGGCCCGGTGACCACCGGCATGCTCGGGCTGGTCAAGTTCCGCCGGCCCAAGTGGCGCCCGGAGGAACTCAACACGATCGAAGCGATCGCGTCGCTGTTCGCACAGTTGCAGGCCCGAGTCGTCGCCGAGGAACGGCTGCGCTATCTGGCCGACCACGACGACTTGACCGGCCTGCACAACCGGCGTGCCCTGGTCGCGCACCTCTCCGATCGGCTGGTCGCAGGCAATCCCGGCCCCGTCGGTGTCTTCTATATCGACCTGGACCGGCTCAAGCCGATCAATGACTACCTCGGGCACTCGGCCGGCGACTGGTTCATCCAGGACTTCGCCCGCCGGCTTCGGGCGTACGCCGGGAACCGGACCATGACGGCCCGGATCGGTGGTGACGAATTCGTCGTCATTCCGGATTGGCCGATGTCGATGGCCAGCGCGGAGACGTTCGCCGACCGGCTGCAAGGTGCGCTGCGCGACAAGGTGGAGATCCAGGGCCACACCGTCACCAGCACGGTCAGCGTGGGCGTGACGGTGGGGCTGCCCGGCGAGGACACCAGCGCCGGTCTGCTGCACCGCGCCGACGAGGCGGTGCTGGCCGCCAAACGCGGCGGGGGCAACCAGACCGTCAGCTCCACCGACGACATGTCACTGAAGAGTCTGTTCCGCAAGGACATCGAACTGCACCTGCAGGGCAAGATCGATGACGAATCACTGCTGCTGTACTACCAGCCCGAGGTCGATCTGTGGAGTGGCGCGATCGTGGCGGTCGAGGCGCTGGTCCGCTGGCGGCATCCGACCCGTGGGCTGCTGCTGCCCGGCTCGTTCATCAGCATCGCCGAATCGGCCAACCTGGCCGATGATCTGGGCCGGTGGGTGATGCGCAGTGCGTGCGCGGAATTCAGCTCATGGCAGGCCAACGGCGTCCGGACCAACGCCACCCTGCGCGTCAACGTGTCCCCGGTGCAGTTGGGCGCCCGTGGATTCGTTCAGAACGTGGTGGAGACCGTCGAGGAGTTCGGCCTGCGACCGGGGTCGCTGTGTCTGGAGATCACCGAGCGCGCGGTGGTGCAGAACATCGAGAGCACCCGGCGCACCCTGGCCGAACTGCGCGAAGCCGGCGTGCAGATCGCGATCGACGATTTCGGCACCGGCTACGCCGTGCTGTCACACCTGAAGGACCTGCCGGTCGACACGTTGAAGATCGACACCGTGTTCGTGCGGGAATTGGGCGTCAACCCGGGCGATCTGGCGATCGTCCGAGCGATCATCGCCCTTGCCGAGGCATTCGGACTGCAGGTGGTCGCCGAGGGCGTGGAAACGTCAGCGGCCGCGCTCACCTTGATGCGGCACGGCTGTCACCGGGCGCAGGGATTCCTGTTCTCGCGACCGGTACCGGGTCCGGCCGCCGAATCAATGCTGGCGTCGCGCTGGATGGCGATGCCGTTCCTGGCCGACAGCCAGGCTCTGGTGATCTGA
- a CDS encoding ATP-binding cassette domain-containing protein, whose protein sequence is MQPVEIAQAAVMAALCAATAIIAVVVPFAGGLALLGTVPMGLLAYRYRIRVLIAATVAAATIAFLIAGMGGFMTVVNCAYIGGLTGVIKRHRRGLPTVIVASAVAGGIFGAGVVASLAVLSRLRHLIFDAITANVHGVAAAMAKVPLPEFQRAAADLTGFLGVLLRYWQWLLLAQTTVGVMIVSLLGWWALSRVLDRLRGVPDVHKLDLPAESGPVAPVPVRLDQVRFRYPQTGNDALGPVSLEVHAGEHVAVTGANGSGKTTLMLLLAGRAPTAGTVERPGAVGLGAPGGTAVVMQHPESQVLGTRVADDVVWGLPPGTTTDIDRLLGEVGLSGFAERDTGGLSGGELQRLAVAAALAREPALLIADEVTSMVDPQGREVLLGVLSGLAERHSTALVHITHYNDEVGSADRIIDLSGSRDNTAMVETAEVPTAPPHVTAPGRAAPPVLELSGVGHEYASGTPWAKTALRDISFTVEEGDGLLIHGGNGSGKSTLAWIMAGLTTPTAGRCLLGGRPADEQVGAVALSFQAARLQLMRSHVGLEVASAAGFSPHDHARIGTALAAVGLDGALAGRRIDQLSGGQMRRLVLAGLLARSPRALILDEPLAGLDAASRHGLLRLLEDLRRETGLTVVVISHDFAGLGELCPRTLHLQNGVLVPAPAGAA, encoded by the coding sequence ATGCAACCCGTCGAGATCGCGCAGGCCGCGGTGATGGCCGCGCTGTGCGCGGCAACGGCGATCATCGCCGTCGTGGTGCCCTTTGCCGGCGGATTGGCGCTGCTGGGCACGGTGCCGATGGGCCTGCTGGCCTACCGCTACCGGATCCGGGTGCTGATCGCCGCCACAGTGGCCGCCGCGACCATCGCATTCCTGATCGCCGGCATGGGCGGCTTCATGACCGTGGTGAACTGCGCCTACATCGGCGGCCTGACCGGCGTCATCAAACGCCACCGTCGCGGTCTGCCGACCGTGATCGTGGCCTCGGCAGTGGCCGGCGGCATCTTCGGCGCCGGCGTGGTGGCGTCGTTGGCCGTGCTGTCGCGGCTGCGCCACCTGATCTTCGATGCGATCACCGCCAATGTGCACGGCGTCGCCGCTGCCATGGCCAAGGTGCCGTTGCCGGAGTTCCAGCGGGCCGCCGCCGACCTCACCGGATTTCTCGGCGTGCTGTTGCGCTACTGGCAGTGGCTTCTCCTGGCGCAGACGACGGTCGGGGTGATGATCGTCTCGCTGCTGGGCTGGTGGGCGTTGTCGCGGGTGCTCGACCGGCTGCGCGGGGTGCCCGACGTGCACAAACTGGACCTGCCGGCCGAGAGCGGTCCGGTCGCGCCGGTCCCGGTGCGGCTGGATCAGGTGCGTTTCCGTTATCCGCAGACCGGCAACGACGCCCTGGGGCCGGTGAGCCTGGAAGTCCACGCGGGCGAACACGTCGCGGTCACCGGCGCCAACGGGTCGGGTAAGACCACTTTGATGCTGCTGCTGGCCGGGCGCGCTCCCACCGCGGGCACCGTCGAACGGCCCGGCGCGGTGGGCCTGGGCGCCCCCGGCGGCACCGCGGTCGTCATGCAACACCCGGAGAGCCAGGTGCTGGGCACCCGGGTCGCCGATGATGTGGTGTGGGGCCTGCCGCCGGGCACCACCACCGACATCGACCGGTTGCTGGGTGAGGTCGGCCTGTCCGGTTTCGCCGAGCGTGACACCGGCGGCCTGTCCGGCGGTGAGCTGCAGCGGCTGGCGGTGGCCGCGGCGCTGGCCCGCGAACCGGCGCTGCTGATCGCCGACGAGGTCACCAGCATGGTCGACCCGCAGGGGCGTGAAGTCCTGCTGGGGGTGCTCTCCGGGCTCGCCGAGCGCCACAGCACCGCGCTGGTGCACATCACCCACTACAACGATGAGGTCGGCAGCGCCGACCGGATCATCGACCTCAGCGGCTCGCGCGACAACACCGCCATGGTGGAGACGGCCGAGGTGCCCACCGCGCCGCCTCACGTCACCGCCCCCGGCCGGGCCGCCCCGCCGGTGCTGGAACTGTCCGGTGTTGGACACGAGTACGCCAGCGGCACTCCGTGGGCCAAGACCGCACTGCGCGACATCAGCTTCACCGTCGAGGAGGGCGACGGCCTGCTGATCCACGGCGGCAACGGCTCGGGCAAGTCCACGTTGGCCTGGATCATGGCCGGACTGACGACACCGACCGCCGGCCGCTGCCTGCTCGGTGGCCGGCCCGCCGACGAACAGGTCGGGGCGGTCGCCTTGTCCTTCCAGGCCGCCCGGCTGCAGCTGATGCGCAGTCACGTCGGCCTGGAGGTGGCCTCGGCGGCCGGCTTCTCGCCTCACGACCACGCCCGGATCGGCACCGCACTGGCGGCCGTCGGCCTGGATGGGGCACTGGCGGGTCGGCGTATCGACCAACTCAGCGGCGGTCAGATGCGCCGGCTGGTGTTGGCGGGCCTGTTGGCCCGCTCGCCGCGGGCCCTGATCCTCGACGAACCGCTCGCCGGTCTGGACGCCGCCAGCCGGCACGGGCTGCTACGGCTGCTGGAGGACCTGCGGCGCGAGACCGGCCTGACGGTGGTGGTGATCTCGCATGATTTCGCCGGGCTGGGGGAGTTGTGCCCCAGGACCCTGCACCTGCAGAACGGCGTATTGGTGCCGGCACCGGCGGGTGCGGCATGA